A genomic segment from Chitinophagaceae bacterium encodes:
- a CDS encoding DUF1345 domain-containing protein, translating to MENKGNFFAKTISGLQPWQRLAVSCVGAAITYVLLRYSVNPLNRYFVLLITWDVFAVVYLICCWVVLINLKLPVLKQNASQEDGSKWMVFVLLILFSIAGLFIIMLLLSKNIVDVPRLPLTLGAVAGMFFSWLIVHTIFSFHYAHLYYKNNSKSGGLVFPGNHEPDYLDFAYFSIVIGCTFQVSDVEVTSRQIRHLVLLHGLLAFILNTFVVALSINIMLGFIQHTA from the coding sequence ATGGAAAATAAGGGCAACTTTTTTGCAAAAACTATTTCAGGCTTACAGCCATGGCAAAGGCTTGCAGTATCCTGTGTAGGTGCTGCAATCACTTATGTATTGTTGCGTTATTCCGTAAATCCGCTTAACCGCTATTTTGTACTGTTAATCACCTGGGATGTATTTGCCGTTGTATATTTAATTTGTTGCTGGGTAGTATTAATCAACTTAAAACTGCCGGTTTTAAAACAAAATGCTTCGCAGGAAGATGGGAGCAAATGGATGGTATTTGTACTGCTGATCCTTTTTTCTATTGCCGGGCTATTTATCATCATGCTGCTGCTGAGTAAAAATATTGTGGATGTGCCCCGGCTTCCATTAACCCTGGGCGCTGTTGCCGGTATGTTTTTTTCCTGGCTTATTGTGCATACTATTTTTTCTTTTCATTATGCCCATTTGTATTATAAAAATAATAGTAAAAGTGGCGGCTTGGTATTTCCGGGCAACCATGAGCCCGATTATCTTGATTTTGCATATTTTTCCATAGTAATTGGTTGCACTTTTCAGGTGTCTGATGTGGAAGTAACTTCACGTCAAATACGGCACCTGGTGTTGTTGCATGGCTTGCTGGCTTTTATTCTCAATACCTTTGTGGTAGCTTTAAGTATCAATATTATGCTGGGTTTTATACAGCATACGGCATAA
- a CDS encoding ATP-dependent Clp protease proteolytic subunit: MEKMIGGWRFDKKFIEQRKIFLWGPVEDKSAKDITDRLLYLEALDPGKEITFYINSPGGVVTSGMVIYDTMQMISSPVSTVCMGMAASMGSILLSGGQKGRRFIFPHGEVMIHQPSGGGRGTSADLEIMAVQMQKAKDMGAKILAGNCGHSVEKIMKDFDRDYWMDAKESVAYGIVDGILDKI, encoded by the coding sequence ATGGAAAAAATGATTGGCGGATGGCGCTTCGATAAAAAATTTATTGAACAGCGAAAAATATTTTTGTGGGGCCCGGTAGAAGATAAAAGTGCAAAAGATATTACCGACCGCCTCTTATACCTCGAAGCCCTTGATCCCGGAAAAGAAATTACTTTTTATATCAATAGCCCCGGCGGTGTAGTAACCAGCGGCATGGTAATTTACGATACCATGCAAATGATTTCATCTCCCGTAAGTACCGTATGCATGGGCATGGCGGCAAGTATGGGGAGTATTTTGCTAAGTGGTGGTCAAAAAGGCAGGCGCTTTATTTTTCCGCATGGAGAAGTAATGATACACCAGCCCAGCGGTGGTGGCCGAGGCACCAGCGCCGACCTGGAAATTATGGCCGTGCAAATGCAAAAAGCCAAAGATATGGGCGCAAAAATCCTCGCCGGTAACTGCGGCCACAGCGTAGAAAAAATTATGAAAGATTTTGACAGGGATTACTGGATGGATGCAAAAGAAAGCGTTGCCTATGGTATTGTAGATGGTATACTGGATAAGATTTAA
- a CDS encoding tyrosine-type recombinase/integrase, translated as MKTIYLRPLFHRNNNCIGIYVAHNKSFIELLKKKVGALWSKSNKCWYIPYNKESYQLLKKAFKQVATLLTDAQTTQQEVMQVAHKPQEPKPAIAGKALKSLFYIHAANAQVLPRLLETLHLKAYSASTIRTYANEMSQLLVLLKNIPADELTIEDLKRYIIYCKLQCGLKENTLHSRINALKFYYEQVLRKERFFIKLPRPKKPMQLPRLLNETEIARLFNALSNKKHKAMLFTAYSAGLRVSEIVALKITDIDSRRMQIFIERAKGKKDRYVPLSPILLDILRDYIKEYKPRPKRYLFESETTGEAYPTRTAQQIFYNAKNKAGIKKEIGMHSLRHSFATHLLEKGTDIRYIKDLLGHFNIKTTERYLHVSRRELVNIKSPFDDLWKSEKIEW; from the coding sequence ATGAAAACAATTTACCTGCGCCCTTTATTTCACCGTAACAATAATTGCATTGGCATTTATGTAGCTCACAATAAAAGCTTTATTGAATTATTAAAGAAAAAAGTTGGTGCACTGTGGAGCAAAAGCAATAAATGCTGGTATATACCCTACAATAAAGAAAGTTATCAACTGCTTAAAAAGGCTTTTAAACAGGTAGCAACCTTATTAACCGATGCACAAACAACACAACAGGAAGTGATGCAGGTAGCACATAAACCACAGGAACCAAAACCCGCTATTGCCGGCAAAGCATTGAAATCCTTATTTTATATACATGCAGCAAATGCACAGGTACTACCCCGTTTATTGGAAACCTTGCATTTAAAAGCTTATAGTGCATCTACAATAAGAACTTATGCAAATGAAATGAGCCAGCTTTTGGTACTACTCAAAAACATTCCGGCCGATGAGCTTACCATAGAAGATTTGAAGCGCTATATTATATATTGCAAGCTGCAATGCGGGCTAAAAGAAAATACATTGCATAGCAGGATCAATGCCCTAAAATTTTATTATGAGCAGGTATTGAGAAAAGAAAGGTTTTTTATAAAACTACCACGGCCAAAAAAGCCAATGCAATTGCCCAGGTTATTGAATGAAACAGAAATAGCCCGGTTGTTTAATGCGCTCAGCAACAAAAAGCATAAGGCCATGTTGTTTACGGCATATAGTGCAGGACTTAGGGTAAGCGAAATAGTGGCCCTAAAAATTACCGATATAGATAGCCGCAGAATGCAAATATTTATTGAGCGGGCAAAGGGAAAAAAAGACCGTTATGTGCCCTTAAGCCCCATATTGCTGGATATATTAAGAGATTATATAAAAGAATATAAGCCCCGGCCAAAACGATACCTTTTTGAATCGGAAACTACGGGAGAAGCCTACCCTACCCGAACTGCACAGCAAATATTTTATAATGCTAAAAACAAAGCCGGCATAAAAAAAGAGATAGGGATGCATAGTTTAAGGCATAGTTTTGCCACGCACCTGCTGGAAAAAGGGACGGATATAAGGTATATAAAAGATTTATTAGGACATTTCAACATTAAAACCACGGAGCGATATTTACATGTAAGCCGCCGGGAACTGGTAAATATTAAAAGCCCGTTTGATGATTTATGGAAAAGCGAAAAGATAGAGTGGTAA
- a CDS encoding superoxide dismutase, giving the protein MAFTLSPLPYAYDALEPHIDTLTMQIHHGKHHQAYVDNLNKAIAGSDNENKPLEDLVKNAGKISPAVRNNGGGHWNHSFFWESLIPSAGGAPTGKIAEAINAAFGSLDSFKEKFNSAGLTRFGSGWAWLIVRDGKLEVSSTPNQDNPLMDVAEVKGTPLLGADVWEHAYYLKYQNKRGDYLAAFWNLVNWAKVAERFEAA; this is encoded by the coding sequence ATGGCATTTACACTATCTCCATTACCTTATGCATACGATGCTTTGGAACCGCATATTGATACCCTTACCATGCAAATACACCATGGCAAGCACCACCAGGCCTATGTAGATAACCTCAATAAAGCCATTGCCGGATCTGACAATGAAAATAAACCGCTGGAAGATTTGGTAAAAAACGCAGGCAAAATAAGCCCGGCAGTACGTAATAACGGTGGCGGCCATTGGAACCATAGCTTTTTTTGGGAAAGCCTAATACCCAGCGCAGGCGGCGCCCCTACAGGAAAAATTGCCGAAGCAATTAATGCCGCATTTGGATCGTTGGATTCTTTTAAAGAAAAATTTAACAGCGCAGGATTAACCCGCTTTGGAAGCGGCTGGGCATGGCTGATAGTAAGAGACGGCAAGCTTGAAGTAAGCTCCACCCCCAACCAGGACAATCCTTTAATGGATGTAGCTGAAGTAAAAGGCACGCCATTGCTTGGTGCCGATGTATGGGAACACGCTTATTACCTAAAGTACCAAAACAAGCGGGGCGATTACCTGGCAGCATTTTGGAACCTGGTTAACTGGGCCAAAGTAGCCGAAAGGTTTGAAGCAGCTTAA
- a CDS encoding 2-oxoacid:acceptor oxidoreductase subunit alpha: MSQQSELIQEVVIKFAGDSGDGMQLTGSQFTNNSALLGLDLATFPDFPAEIRAPIGTLPGVSGYQLRFSSDRIFTPGDAFDVLVAMNAAALKVNLKSLKKGGKIIANIDGFDQKNLRLANYAEGANPMEDGTLEGYSVIKMDVTKMTREALKDITMGVKEKDRAKNMFVLGFLYWMYNRDMDYTLKFLKEKFSKKPEILESNMRVLQAGYHYGDTTETHSGRYMVQKAKMDAGVYRSIMGNQAIAYGLIAAAEKSGLQLFLGSYPITPASDILHELSRHKNFGVKTFQAEDEIAAVASVIGASYGGALGVTTTSGPGLALKAEAMGLAVMLEIPLVIIDVQRGGPSTGLPTKTEQSDLLQAYYGRNGECPMPVIASSKPSDCFDVAFEAVRIAVQHMTPVILLSDGYIANGAEPWKFPQSNQLPEIKVRFKTELAENEEKFQPYQRDEKLVRPWVIPGTPALEHRIGGIEKQNITGNISYDPENHQLMVKIRQQKVDDIAQYIPEQQLDSGPDKGKVLVIGWGSTYGAIKTACEELQAQGKKVAHAQLRYIRPFPKNLGEIIKNFDTVLVPELNNGQLVKIIRDQYFVDAKAYNKIMGIPFTKAELVEEIGKLL, from the coding sequence ATGTCACAGCAATCAGAATTAATACAAGAGGTAGTGATAAAGTTTGCAGGCGATAGTGGGGATGGTATGCAACTTACAGGGAGCCAGTTTACCAACAACTCTGCATTATTGGGTTTAGATCTTGCCACATTTCCCGATTTTCCGGCAGAAATAAGGGCACCAATAGGAACGCTTCCCGGAGTAAGCGGTTACCAGTTGCGTTTCAGCAGCGACCGCATTTTTACACCAGGTGATGCTTTTGATGTGTTGGTGGCCATGAATGCCGCCGCTCTTAAAGTAAACCTTAAATCGCTTAAAAAAGGGGGAAAAATTATTGCCAATATTGACGGATTCGACCAAAAAAATTTAAGGCTTGCCAATTATGCCGAAGGCGCCAATCCTATGGAAGATGGTACACTCGAAGGGTATAGTGTGATAAAAATGGACGTTACCAAAATGACCCGTGAAGCACTGAAGGATATTACCATGGGCGTTAAGGAAAAAGACCGGGCCAAAAATATGTTTGTACTCGGTTTTTTATACTGGATGTATAACCGGGACATGGATTATACCCTGAAATTTTTAAAAGAAAAATTTTCTAAAAAGCCCGAAATTCTGGAAAGTAATATGAGGGTTTTGCAGGCCGGGTATCATTATGGAGATACTACAGAAACCCATTCGGGCAGGTATATGGTACAAAAAGCCAAAATGGATGCCGGTGTTTACCGTTCCATTATGGGCAACCAGGCTATAGCTTACGGCTTAATTGCAGCAGCAGAAAAAAGCGGTTTGCAGTTATTTCTCGGCTCTTATCCCATTACACCGGCTTCGGATATTTTACATGAACTGAGCCGCCATAAAAATTTTGGTGTTAAAACCTTCCAGGCCGAAGATGAAATAGCGGCTGTAGCTTCAGTAATTGGCGCAAGCTATGGTGGCGCCTTGGGAGTTACTACTACAAGCGGCCCGGGCCTTGCTTTAAAAGCAGAAGCAATGGGCCTTGCTGTAATGCTGGAAATTCCACTGGTAATTATTGATGTGCAGCGGGGCGGGCCAAGCACCGGCTTGCCTACAAAAACCGAGCAAAGCGATTTATTGCAAGCTTATTATGGCCGAAACGGCGAATGCCCCATGCCTGTAATTGCCAGCAGTAAACCTAGCGATTGTTTTGATGTGGCTTTTGAAGCAGTGCGTATTGCTGTTCAGCACATGACGCCGGTAATTCTTTTAAGCGACGGCTATATTGCCAATGGCGCCGAACCCTGGAAATTTCCGCAAAGTAACCAACTGCCCGAAATTAAAGTGCGCTTTAAAACCGAGCTTGCAGAAAATGAAGAAAAGTTTCAACCCTACCAGAGAGATGAAAAATTGGTGCGCCCATGGGTAATTCCCGGAACCCCGGCATTGGAACACCGCATTGGAGGCATTGAAAAACAAAACATCACCGGTAATATTAGTTACGACCCCGAAAATCATCAGTTGATGGTGAAAATCCGACAGCAAAAAGTAGATGATATTGCTCAATATATTCCAGAACAACAATTAGATAGCGGACCCGATAAAGGGAAGGTGCTGGTAATTGGGTGGGGAAGCACTTATGGTGCTATTAAAACGGCCTGTGAAGAATTGCAGGCACAGGGTAAAAAAGTTGCCCATGCCCAGCTTCGGTATATAAGGCCTTTTCCTAAAAACCTGGGAGAAATTATTAAAAATTTCGATACCGTTTTGGTACCCGAATTAAATAACGGGCAGTTGGTGAAAATTATACGGGATCAATATTTTGTAGATGCAAAAGCTTACAACAAAATTATGGGCATCCCTTTTACAAAAGCAGAACTGGTAGAAGAAATAGGTAAATTGCTTTAA
- a CDS encoding glutathione peroxidase: MTLRQKLIIFAYPLLHKFSQCVGNNSFLQSNIMAPESFYQLQATLNNEQVLDFSALKGKKVLIVNTASDCGYTPQYKGLQALHEKFKNSLTIIGFPSNEFGEQEKGSDAEIEHFCFVNYGVNFPLAKKSGVKKSTEQSKVYQWLTQEQKNGWNSKAPDWNFCKYLIDENGNLTHFFPSPVDPMDKELLEKL, translated from the coding sequence ATGACGCTAAGGCAAAAACTTATCATCTTTGCATATCCTTTGCTCCATAAATTTTCACAATGTGTGGGCAACAATTCATTTTTACAATCTAATATTATGGCTCCGGAATCATTTTATCAATTGCAGGCAACTTTAAATAATGAACAGGTACTTGATTTTTCTGCCTTAAAAGGAAAAAAAGTTTTAATTGTTAATACTGCATCCGATTGCGGCTATACACCACAGTATAAAGGGTTGCAGGCGTTGCATGAAAAATTTAAAAACAGCTTAACTATTATAGGTTTCCCTTCAAACGAGTTTGGCGAGCAGGAAAAAGGCAGCGATGCCGAAATTGAACATTTTTGTTTCGTAAACTACGGCGTTAATTTTCCTTTGGCAAAAAAAAGTGGCGTAAAAAAATCAACAGAACAAAGCAAGGTGTACCAATGGCTCACACAGGAGCAAAAAAACGGATGGAACAGCAAAGCGCCCGACTGGAATTTTTGTAAGTATTTAATTGACGAAAATGGCAACCTCACCCATTTTTTTCCTTCGCCTGTAGATCCTATGGATAAAGAGCTGCTGGAAAAACTGTAA
- a CDS encoding aldehyde dehydrogenase gives MSYLQQLNTLYEFFKTGQTQPYLFRKEQLQKLRNAILQHEEEIYAALYTDLKKCAEECWVTENGLAIAEINHALCNLKKWMRPQRKCTNLVNFLSSSFVMREPLGVVLLIAPWNYPFQLLMKPLIAAIAGGNCVVLKPSEHAPATAAVMKAMVEEIFPPHYILYVEGEGKSVLPQMMQQFVFDHVFFTGSPAVGKEIYKMAAENLVPVTLELGGKSPCVVDADADVVTTAKRIAVTKFTNAGQMCVAPDYVLVHRSQKAALVEELKKYIIQFFGEDAAAHYNYCKIINENQFDRIVKYLDEGNVIFGGKYNRSKLFIAPTLLDELSLQSAVMEEEIFGPILPIFVFDDKQQALEIIEANKNPLAFYIFAAHRQNAMQWLRDVASGGACINNASWHFANHYLPAGGRGKSGMGNYHGKYGFDTFTHPKGVLKSPNWFDPKLKYPPFKGRLNLFKKIIR, from the coding sequence ATGTCTTATCTTCAACAGCTCAATACCCTCTATGAATTTTTTAAAACCGGGCAAACCCAACCTTACCTTTTTCGTAAAGAACAATTACAAAAGTTAAGAAATGCCATTCTTCAACACGAAGAAGAAATTTATGCGGCGCTTTATACCGACCTTAAAAAATGCGCCGAAGAATGCTGGGTTACGGAAAACGGCCTCGCAATTGCAGAAATAAACCATGCCTTATGCAACCTAAAAAAATGGATGCGGCCGCAACGAAAATGTACCAACCTGGTAAATTTTCTTTCTTCCAGTTTTGTAATGAGGGAACCCCTGGGTGTTGTATTGCTTATTGCGCCATGGAATTATCCTTTTCAACTGCTCATGAAGCCGCTTATTGCTGCAATTGCCGGTGGAAATTGTGTGGTATTGAAACCTTCGGAACATGCACCGGCTACCGCTGCCGTAATGAAAGCTATGGTAGAAGAAATTTTTCCGCCGCATTATATTTTATATGTAGAAGGAGAAGGAAAAAGTGTGTTGCCTCAAATGATGCAGCAATTTGTATTTGACCATGTGTTTTTTACCGGCAGCCCTGCTGTGGGAAAAGAAATTTATAAAATGGCTGCAGAAAACCTGGTGCCGGTTACGCTGGAACTGGGCGGTAAAAGCCCATGCGTAGTAGATGCAGACGCCGATGTGGTTACTACAGCAAAACGAATAGCCGTTACAAAATTTACCAATGCCGGCCAAATGTGTGTAGCGCCGGATTATGTACTGGTGCACCGTTCTCAAAAAGCAGCGCTGGTTGAAGAATTGAAAAAATACATCATTCAATTTTTTGGTGAGGATGCTGCAGCTCATTACAATTATTGTAAAATAATAAACGAAAACCAATTTGACCGCATTGTTAAATACCTGGATGAGGGCAACGTAATTTTTGGCGGAAAATATAACCGCAGCAAACTTTTTATTGCTCCCACGCTTTTAGATGAGCTGTCTTTACAAAGCGCTGTTATGGAGGAAGAAATTTTTGGGCCCATACTTCCCATCTTTGTTTTTGATGATAAACAGCAGGCTTTGGAAATTATTGAAGCCAATAAAAACCCGCTGGCCTTTTATATTTTTGCTGCCCATAGGCAAAATGCAATGCAATGGCTCAGGGATGTTGCATCAGGCGGCGCTTGCATTAATAATGCAAGCTGGCATTTTGCCAATCATTACCTGCCGGCGGGTGGCAGGGGAAAAAGCGGCATGGGTAATTACCATGGTAAATATGGTTTTGATACCTTTACTCATCCAAAGGGCGTGCTTAAATCACCCAACTGGTTCGACCCCAAGTTAAAATATCCGCCGTTTAAGGGAAGGCTTAACCTGTTTAAAAAAATCATCAGGTAA
- a CDS encoding nucleoside deaminase, producing MTTDEHYMNLALKEAQKALEGDEVPVGAIVVVQNRIISKGWNQVELLNDSTAHAEIIALTAAFNYLGSKYLPDATLYVTLEPCLMCCGALYWSKINRIVFGAYDEKNGFKKYTGNKNPFHPKTEIVGGLLQEECSALIKSFFKDKR from the coding sequence ATGACGACAGATGAGCATTATATGAACCTTGCATTAAAAGAAGCACAAAAAGCTTTGGAAGGAGATGAAGTGCCGGTAGGCGCCATAGTGGTAGTGCAAAACAGGATCATCAGTAAAGGATGGAACCAGGTAGAATTGCTAAACGACAGTACGGCACATGCAGAAATTATTGCCCTTACTGCTGCTTTTAATTATTTGGGAAGCAAATACCTGCCCGATGCTACTTTATATGTAACCTTAGAACCATGCCTCATGTGCTGTGGCGCATTATACTGGAGCAAAATAAACAGGATTGTATTTGGCGCTTACGACGAAAAAAATGGTTTTAAAAAATATACAGGCAATAAAAACCCGTTTCATCCCAAAACCGAAATTGTGGGTGGCCTATTGCAGGAAGAATGTAGCGCATTAATAAAATCTTTTTTTAAAGATAAGCGGTAA
- a CDS encoding esterase-like activity of phytase family protein, translated as MKLKFLLYYLFVFALVFILPFASTAQKKINHKKQPKGITYLDQYIMPYLTSFQNTFAGGFSSIDYDSVHNQFYFICDDKGKINPCRFYKARFDINNNKIENFTLTAVDTLRYEDGRIYPKAKAGDGNAPDPEEMRYNPIQNNIIWSNEGERFLGKEKNILQNPSINIADTNGKLLYELPVPEIYKMKPVENGPRRNGVFEGIAFTNNYNTVFISTECPLYNDGEEAGLKKKDYWSRILKYDLATKENTAQYAYPLDAVAQKPKKEGGFMVNGISSILALNEIELLVMERSFSTGYENDLQVKIYLADLRNATDIKGDSSLVLKPALNPVKKKLLFNFSTLKMRIDNLEGISFGPRLKNGNRSLLVISDNNFNPLEITQLILLDSGMK; from the coding sequence ATGAAGTTAAAATTTTTGCTATACTATCTTTTTGTTTTTGCCCTGGTATTTATTTTACCCTTTGCATCTACTGCCCAAAAGAAAATAAACCATAAAAAACAACCTAAAGGCATTACCTATTTAGACCAATATATAATGCCGTATTTAACATCTTTTCAAAATACATTTGCCGGCGGTTTTTCCAGCATTGACTATGACTCTGTACACAACCAGTTTTATTTTATTTGCGACGACAAGGGAAAAATAAACCCCTGCAGGTTTTACAAAGCCAGGTTCGACATCAATAATAATAAAATTGAAAACTTTACCCTTACTGCTGTAGATACCCTGCGCTATGAAGACGGCAGGATTTACCCCAAGGCAAAGGCAGGGGACGGAAATGCACCCGACCCCGAAGAAATGCGCTATAACCCCATTCAAAACAATATTATTTGGAGCAACGAGGGCGAAAGATTTTTGGGGAAAGAAAAAAACATTTTGCAAAACCCTTCTATAAATATAGCCGATACCAACGGTAAATTGCTGTATGAACTACCTGTTCCGGAAATTTATAAAATGAAGCCTGTAGAAAATGGCCCAAGGCGAAACGGTGTTTTTGAAGGCATTGCTTTTACCAATAATTATAACACGGTTTTTATTAGTACAGAATGCCCGCTATACAATGATGGCGAAGAAGCCGGGTTGAAAAAAAAAGATTATTGGAGCCGTATCTTAAAATATGATTTGGCAACAAAAGAAAATACTGCCCAGTATGCCTACCCGTTGGATGCCGTGGCCCAAAAACCTAAAAAAGAAGGCGGTTTTATGGTAAATGGAATTTCTTCGATACTTGCCCTAAACGAAATTGAATTGCTGGTAATGGAACGTTCTTTTTCTACCGGCTATGAAAATGACCTGCAGGTAAAAATTTATTTAGCCGATTTACGTAACGCAACAGATATTAAAGGCGATTCATCACTTGTATTAAAACCAGCATTAAACCCTGTAAAGAAAAAATTGCTCTTTAATTTTTCTACTTTAAAAATGAGGATAGACAACCTGGAAGGCATAAGCTTTGGCCCAAGGTTAAAAAACGGCAACCGTTCACTGCTGGTAATAAGTGATAATAATTTTAACCCTTTGGAAATAACGCAACTGATTTTGCTGGATAGCGGGATGAAGTAA
- a CDS encoding ComF family protein, translating to MQLRSYLQNALHLFYPHLCCGCGSDILPENEMLCIKCIAHLPFTQFESIEGNSIEKIFYGRVKIESAYSLLYFSRHQLVQQLIHQFKYGGNKKLGEFLGQIMGYAMQKSKRFAAVEILVPLPLHAEKVFKRGFNQAEILCKGMQQVTGLPIADTISVTREKYTETQTKKHRVERWQNVEDSFAVHNPGLLQNKHVLIVDDVITTGATLESCATAMQHIEAVTISIATLAIASK from the coding sequence ATGCAGCTACGGTCGTACCTTCAAAATGCCCTGCATCTTTTTTATCCGCACCTGTGCTGTGGCTGCGGCTCCGATATTTTACCGGAAAATGAAATGCTTTGCATTAAATGTATTGCCCATTTACCCTTCACACAATTTGAATCTATTGAAGGAAATAGTATAGAAAAAATTTTTTACGGCAGGGTAAAAATAGAATCAGCCTACAGCCTTTTATATTTCTCCCGGCACCAGTTGGTGCAGCAACTCATTCACCAGTTTAAATATGGAGGTAATAAAAAATTGGGAGAATTCCTTGGTCAAATAATGGGATATGCCATGCAAAAAAGTAAGCGGTTTGCGGCTGTGGAAATACTGGTACCATTGCCATTACATGCCGAAAAAGTATTTAAAAGGGGCTTTAACCAGGCCGAAATTCTTTGTAAAGGCATGCAGCAGGTAACAGGCCTGCCTATTGCCGATACCATTTCGGTAACCCGTGAAAAATACACAGAAACCCAAACAAAAAAGCACAGGGTAGAAAGGTGGCAAAATGTAGAAGACAGCTTTGCGGTGCACAATCCCGGTTTATTACAAAATAAGCATGTACTTATAGTTGACGATGTAATTACCACCGGTGCCACGCTGGAATCCTGCGCTACGGCAATGCAGCATATTGAAGCCGTTACCATAAGTATTGCCACGCTTGCCATAGCAAGTAAATAA
- a CDS encoding zinc metallopeptidase, protein MTMSILMVSVVFMVIGMIVQGRLRSKFAQYSKMPVSGGLNGAEVAEKMLKDNGIFDVKITSVQGQLTDHYNPVNKTVNLSEDVYNGRSVAAAAVAAHECGHAVQHAKAYSMLTLRSKLVPLVQVSSNFSQWIILAGLGLGFGSGNNTILLVGIALFALSTLFAVITLPVEFDASNRALAWMQNASITSSREQEGAKDALKWAALTYVVAALASIAMLLQYVMIFLGRRDD, encoded by the coding sequence ATGACAATGTCAATTTTAATGGTTTCGGTGGTTTTTATGGTCATCGGAATGATTGTTCAGGGCAGGTTAAGGAGCAAGTTTGCCCAATACAGTAAAATGCCGGTGAGTGGAGGCCTTAATGGAGCCGAAGTAGCAGAAAAAATGCTAAAAGATAACGGCATTTTCGATGTAAAAATTACCTCGGTTCAGGGCCAGCTTACCGACCATTACAACCCTGTGAATAAAACAGTGAATTTAAGTGAAGATGTGTATAATGGCCGTAGCGTTGCTGCCGCAGCCGTTGCTGCACACGAATGCGGCCATGCGGTACAGCATGCAAAAGCTTATTCAATGCTCACTTTAAGAAGTAAGCTTGTACCGTTGGTGCAGGTGAGCAGCAATTTTAGCCAGTGGATAATACTTGCCGGCCTGGGCCTTGGTTTTGGCTCTGGCAATAATACCATCCTGTTAGTGGGCATTGCCTTATTTGCCCTCTCAACCTTATTTGCTGTAATTACCCTGCCGGTTGAGTTTGATGCATCCAACAGGGCGCTTGCATGGATGCAAAATGCCAGTATTACATCATCCCGTGAGCAGGAGGGCGCCAAAGATGCTTTAAAATGGGCAGCGCTTACCTATGTGGTTGCTGCATTGGCATCAATTGCCATGCTGCTGCAATATGTAATGATATTTTTAGGCAGACGAGACGATTAA
- a CDS encoding ATP-dependent Clp protease proteolytic subunit has product MDIQKEFEKYAVKHKGISGNTLHSYQTQNAAKINNGANPYIVTGLTPNIIEERPMNVAVMDVYSRLMMDRIIFLGYPISDEVANIVTAQLLFLESTDRTKDIQMYINSPGGSVHAGLGMYDTMQFISPDVATICIGIAASMAQVLMCAGTRGKRTALKHSRIMMHQPSAGAGGQASDIEITVNQIRTLKKELYEIIALHTGQSVDKVALDCDRDKWLTAFEAKEYGLVDEVLLTNPKKEKK; this is encoded by the coding sequence ATGGATATACAAAAAGAATTTGAAAAATATGCCGTAAAGCATAAGGGCATTAGTGGCAATACGCTGCATAGTTATCAAACCCAAAACGCTGCAAAAATTAATAATGGCGCTAACCCTTATATAGTAACCGGCCTTACGCCAAATATTATTGAAGAAAGACCCATGAATGTGGCCGTAATGGATGTATACAGCAGGCTGATGATGGACAGGATTATTTTTCTGGGTTATCCTATAAGCGATGAAGTGGCCAATATTGTTACCGCCCAGCTTTTATTTTTAGAAAGTACCGATCGTACAAAAGATATCCAAATGTATATCAACAGCCCCGGCGGTAGTGTACATGCAGGCCTGGGCATGTATGATACCATGCAGTTTATTTCGCCGGATGTAGCCACCATTTGCATTGGCATTGCTGCAAGTATGGCGCAGGTGCTTATGTGTGCCGGTACCAGGGGCAAGCGTACGGCATTAAAGCATAGCCGCATTATGATGCACCAGCCAAGCGCTGGCGCAGGAGGCCAGGCTTCGGATATTGAAATTACCGTAAACCAGATACGCACCCTAAAAAAAGAACTTTACGAAATTATAGCTTTGCACACAGGCCAGTCTGTAGATAAAGTAGCCTTAGATTGCGATAGAGACAAATGGCTCACTGCATTTGAAGCCAAAGAATATGGCCTTGTAGATGAAGTGCTGCTTACCAACCCCAAAAAAGAAAAAAAATAA